The Solanum lycopersicum chromosome 2, SLM_r2.1 DNA window TTTACTTCGTGGGACTAATATATGAATGGTTTATAAAGATGTGGAATGACAAACGGAAGCCgaagaggaagaggaggaggaagaTGGAGAAATTAGTTGAGGATGATGAAAACAACAACATTATTGATCATGATGGGAATCAACTCGTTCTCTGTGTTGAAAAATTGCAAGAGTTACAAGAGGAGTTGGAGAAGATTAACAAAGAGGCGAGTCGCGAGTTGTTGAAAGTTGTACAAAAGTACAATCCGATTCGTCAACCCTTCTATGAGAAGAGAGCAGATATTATTAAAGATATTCCTGGTTTTTGGTCGAGAGCTTTCCTGAAGCATCACTTACTTGGAGGGCTTGTATGTACCGAAGAGGACCTCAAGATTTTCGAGTTTCTAAGATCAATCGAAGTGGAAGTTTCCCAAGATGTCAAATCAGGTTATACCATTATCttcaattttgattcaaatGAATATTTTGAGAATACAAAGCTTTGGAAGAAGTATGGACGTACTAAAACTACTGCATCGCCAATACAATGGGCACAAGGCAAGATAGTTGATGAACAAAGCTTCTTTAAGTGGTTCAGCGAAGttgataatattgatgaaaTCGGTGAGATAATCAAGGATGATCTGTGGTCCGATCCTCTCTTTAGTTTTCGATATGAGGCAGATGAAGAAAATGTTGATAATGTGGCAGTGAAGAAGTATGAAGATATGGTAGTGAAGGACAGTGAAGATGTAGAAGAAAATGATTAGAGGTTTGGTCCTTGTTATTCAAATGCCTTAGAAATGGTTTTGAACTATTCACAAACTTGATTATAGCGACACTCTTCATGTGAGTTTACCTtactatgttgataattttgtaTTAATCTGTCTGAAGGTATATTTTGTCCATAGAAAGATCAGTACAACAGTTCATTCGGATGTGTGATCTCATTTCCTTAGCAGACTAACATATAGAACTGCTGAATTAGTTTGTGGTGAGCTCGCTGATTAATCTGACAATGGACTACATTGTAGCACATTACAAGTATCTCTTACGGTTCTTTATGTACAGTATTGTATGTCTTACATTGCGCGCACATGCAGTTTATTTATTTGATGTGATTTTTAACACATAAATCAGGTTATAGTTTCTCACTGAAGCTGGTTACACTCCTGGCTAAAATGATAGTAAGTTTGTCATAGATGTTACAATGCTGTCCAAATAAGTCGTTTTTAACTGGAAATTAGatacattttttatgtaatatcaAAGATAGAATTTGCaagtttattttctttcaatacaCTTGATATAATGTTAAAGTCTTGTTTTGAAATATGACAAAGTTAAGGAGTTTGTACAAGTAATATGGCAAAAGGGTGAAGATGTGTCTTATCTGCTGTGTTCGTAATGtatgtttgtcatcatcaaaaagaggGAATTTGTTAGAATGAGaaagattttgataattgacaaataCAAGAACAGATGAAAGAAACAGGTTGCTCGACGTGTTCCTTACAGACTGAATATGACTTGGATAAGGAGAACGTCAATCTCGCGAATTAGAAGATATAAAGctatgaaaatattgattttttcaaCAACAAACAGGTACACAAAGTTTCCTTTCATAAAAGAGTTTGCAACCAAGTTGAAAAAGGAATTTGCAATCaataatgttttcttatttaattaaggaaatTTTGTGGaaggttttcttatttaattaaggaaatTTTTGTGGCAGTATATTATCTAATCCAAGTTGACTTCTACAAAGTCTTGATGCAgcaaagttaaagttaaagaatGGTTCGAAGTTCGTGTCGCAGCCTAATCTGAATAGGAGAAGGAGTCGAGTTTTTGTTGTTGTGCAATCTGATTATAAAGGAGACTGTTTTGTTGTCTATTTAAGGACAAATTCATGTAGGAGAAGGAGtcatgcatagacaaggtctccTTGATGCGACAAAATTAAGTTCGAGTTGAACTAGGAGTTTCACACAAAACAAGAGTCCTATATGAAGTAGGATTTCTAATTGAAATAGGTTTTGGATTGAAGTCCAAATCTATAAATAGGGCGATAGATTCGCTTGAAGAAAATTGCGCGCTTACatagagagaagatcaaaacacgatcaagaggtttgaaagagttttgagatttattggGAGTGCAACAATTTGTGAGGAAAAATTGTAAGATTGTATTCAAGAGTCTTGTTTACAATCTGAGTTTTGTGAGTAGGAGTTGTTCGACAAGTTgtagaatttgaagaaaattgaaagATATAAAATCAGGGGGTTTTGTGTCCTTGGGTagctagaaattagagtttataattcctctaggaattagagtttataatttcttaggtTATATAGCtttgtaatcttttgttgagacttgaaatttaataaagtggAGTTAAATCCTACAGAGGTGTAGGTCGTGGTTTTTATCCTTGTGAGTTGGGATTTTCCGCGATAAAATattgtgtcattattttatttgcttcACAAAAATGTAACTGCTGTAATTCTGCAAAGGAACATATAGAATAAACTTGTTCCTAAGGCGAATTTGGGGGTCAGAATTCCAACAATTGATATCAAAGTAGGTTATCTTTAAAGAGTCTAATAACTCAAGATACGATCATAATGAATTCTGCACCTCCTCTTGGACATGGTCAAGGGCAACACATCAACAGACCATCATTATTTAATGGAGAATACTACTGTTGGCGGAAGACAAGAATGGAAGACTTCATTGAAGCCGAAGATTACGAACTATGAGTTAGAATAACTAATCGACCATTAATTCCTACTATTACTGATTGTGAAGGGAATAAGGTACCAAAACCTACAGAAAAATACGGGGAAACCGATTACAAGATGTTAGGAAAGAATGTAAAAGCTAAGTGCATTCTCGTATGTGGATTAGGACCTGATGAGTTTCACCGCATCTCTAGTTGTACTTctgcaaaaaataaatatgacacACTTTGAAAAACACTCACGAAGGTACAACTCAAGTTCGTAAATTCAGAATTGCCAGACTTTGTTTAGAATATGAAGCCTTCAAGATGAAATTCGGAGAATCACCTCAAGATATGATCACCAGATTTACCACTGTTGTAAACAAGTTAATATCATTGGGCAAAGTATACACCACTAAGGAACAAGTAGACAAAGTACTAAGGACTCTGCCTAGATTATGGGAAATAAAAGTTACTGCAATCAAAGAAGCCAAGGATCTAACCAATATGACTTTGGATAAATTAGTAGGAAATCTCAAAACTTATGAGATGAATGTTGACAAAAGAGGTGaaggaaacaaaaagaaaaatcttagATTTAAAGTAACTGAAAGTGATGAATCTGACATAGATGATGATGATCTTGCTCTGATAAGTAAGAACTTTAAGAAACTCTTAAAAAGGGGATTAAACACTAGCAAGAAATCactatcccaaaaaaaaataatattgagaGACCACAAAGCGGAGGCTGCTTCAAGTGTTGTAAGACATATCATCAGATCAAGGATTGTCCAATATGGGAATTAGaatggaaaaaggaaaaaactgaaaaagaaaggaagaaactctttaataaaaacaaaaacaaaaaaagaacaagCAATGTATGCAGCTTGGGGAACAGGTTATTCGGACATGTATGAAGAAAATGATGAGGACATTGTTTTGATGGCGATAAAGAATCAGATGCTGAACTTGAATCAGACTTCGAAGAACTTGAGGTAAATCTTCTTAACCTAAAAGATAAAGTAGTAAAGTTCTCTAAGAAAAAACTTCCATTCTTAGTGTTTGCTTCCATAGGCACAATTCAAGAACTTGTTAACACCAAGAGCCAACTGCTTGCTTTCTTATCTAGCTTAAAGTTTGAGCACATTGATCTTAATAAGAACAAACATGACCTTCAAGGTAAAATCAAACAACTTGAATCTCACAATCTGGAACTAAGAACTGAGaatctaaaattaaaagttcttggtaaagaaaAAGGGGTGAACTGTCTGACAAAAAACTTGAGGTCGAcaaactcaaaaataaattaaaactagaaaagaaaaaatctaagagaataaatcttgaattaactaGGATAAGAAGTGATCTGGAAAGAGCAAATAAGTAGACAAAATCCTCTATGATAGTAACCCATCTTAACAATAATAGGAACACTAAAATTGAAATAGGGTATGAACAACCCATAAATGAGAATCCTAtgttttgtattatttgtgGTATCTCAGGTCACTCTAAACAATATTGTCCTAAATACAAAGCTAGTGCAGAATATAATGCAAGAGGAACTTATAAAACTGTTCAAAGGAACAGATATActcaaaggaaaaataatcTGCCCAAGTGGGCTTATAGAGATCTTATTTATCCTTTTGATCAAAACAAAGGACCCAAGCTAGTCTGGGTTCCTATATCTAACCTTTGAATTTGCAGGAAAAGTGAGAGGAAACATGCAACATTCACCAATTGAACATGTTGTTTCAAATGCATGATTGAAACTAGAAGAAATTTCTCTcacttgaaattaaaaaaaaaagaaacaggaATGGATGAATAACATTGACTGAAAAGAAAAGGGGTTGAAAAAAAGAAGGGCAAAGACTGAAAGAAGCATGTGAAAAGAACAGGTCCAACTATGCAGTATCTAACAATTATGTGCACTCAGATgatcaatcaatcaaaaataTGATCAGCCAAGGAAAAgactttcaaaaagaaaaatttgaaacttggGGATGATTAATGTCACATGAGTATCTCTAAATGGCTAATGAACATTGCGCATACTGCCCTTTAATCTTGAATTATATGCTCAGTTTTGTACATTAAGTTGTATGTCTCTATACCACTTTTAAAGTCATGCTACTCATGCATTATAACATTGTATTTGCATCTAAGCACAGGAGAGAGACTTAGTAAAATTGAAGCAAAATTCAGCGTTATCCAGAGATCTAAGGTATGTGCACTACAATTATAGATGATTAAATCTAAAGTCAATGCACTTGAAACTATTTCTTCCACTTGTCACAAAAGATATCCATGCCCTAAATACTATCAAAACAAGTATCTTCTTAAAAAGCCCTATCCCAATGTGATGGTCTATGGTTGAGACGAATTTGATGGAGGATACCTCTACTTTGGTGCCTTATAAATACAGATTAAGAAAGTAGAGTGTGCTGGTTCTTAGGGGAAATCTTTTGTATTGAGTAAAGTCTTGGAGGATTTACATTGTGAGGGGGAATATTTTGGAGACCCTATACTTGAACAAAGTTCACTTGTTAGGCTCAACTTGGGTGCATCTAGTAAGAAGGAATGTCGAGCCTAGTTCTTCTATTGAAAACCATACAAACTGGAATTTCggattgatataaaaaaaattatagttggtGCTGCACTTGATAGTACACGTCCAGGAAACAGATTGAGAGAACATGTTCCTTTACAAATgatattcaagaaaatttgtTCCTCTTGCTGACTCtattgaaattaaagatgagTGAACTATTGTTTCTACAGACGCAACATGATTGATTGAACAAATTCCTTAAAagtgatattaaaaaaaaggattgaGCGTGCATAGACCAAGGTTTCCTTTGAAATTGAGAAGGCTGCAAATTTTGTTAATCCAAAAGATATTTTTGTTGCTGAAAAATGACTTTTATTTATCCTCTCATGTTTTGATATTACCTAGTCACTCTAGCCTTTGacttccaattttttttcatcacaAGTGCTTGATTCtatgtttaattttgattacattTGTGGTGTATATGCTTTTTTATTAATGCTAATGTTGGGTTTGGGTTTTAGGTTCATGTATATCTCATATGTTTGTGCAAACACTTTGTTATAGCTAACTGAGTTCTTGATTTTAAGTATTTGTGCAAGTATCGAAGTTGTTTCTCTTAGTATGGTGTATGCCTTCACAAGTGTTTTATTTTGGACTGATGTCAAAAGGGGAAAGCAGCTGCATATGAGTTATTTGTACCTATTCAATGCAAGCAGATAAAATTTGCCATAATCAAAAAGGAGAATTTGTTAAAGTCTTGTTGTTT harbors:
- the LOC101245306 gene encoding NAP1-related protein 1-like isoform X1; its protein translation is MMNMCLWKEKMEGSRSRLMEEKSKKRSLDWEFDIKSMAEDINLVLKTMVWILGNHRNTTILQFKLLLKSLQIQKLFMTLVLRVLNKEYASEQETLNKIWDLKAEHMKLITDARADLNKMWNDKRKPKRKRRRKMEKLVEDDENNNIIDHDGNQLVLCVEKLQELQEELEKINKEASRELLKVVQKYNPIRQPFYEKRADIIKDIPGFWSRAFLKHHLLGGLVCTEEDLKIFEFLRSIEVEVSQDVKSGYTIIFNFDSNEYFENTKLWKKYGRTKTTASPIQWAQGKIVDEQSFFKWFSEVDNIDEIGEIIKDDLWSDPLFSFRYEADEENVDNVAVKKYEDMVVKDSEDVEEND
- the LOC101245306 gene encoding NAP1-related protein 1-like isoform X2 → MEGSRSRLMEEKSKKRSLDWEFDIKSMAEDINLVLKTMVWILGNHRNTTILQFKLLLKSLQIQKLFMTLVLRVLNKEYASEQETLNKIWDLKAEHMKLITDARADLNKMWNDKRKPKRKRRRKMEKLVEDDENNNIIDHDGNQLVLCVEKLQELQEELEKINKEASRELLKVVQKYNPIRQPFYEKRADIIKDIPGFWSRAFLKHHLLGGLVCTEEDLKIFEFLRSIEVEVSQDVKSGYTIIFNFDSNEYFENTKLWKKYGRTKTTASPIQWAQGKIVDEQSFFKWFSEVDNIDEIGEIIKDDLWSDPLFSFRYEADEENVDNVAVKKYEDMVVKDSEDVEEND